In a genomic window of Dolichospermum sp. DET69:
- a CDS encoding reverse transcriptase N-terminal domain-containing protein, with translation MIGHRDNSSESWKTLPWKKFRRNLFRLQKRVYKAVQVGDKRKAKSLQKLILKSTAARLMAIRQVTQLNAGKKTAGIDGKKSLTFKERFELNELLKASVSNWKHQELREIPIPKKDGTMRMLKIPTIADRAYQCLVKYALEPAHEATFHARSYGFRTGRSAHDAQKILFINLCSARNGIDKRVIELDIEKCFDRINHTAIMDRLIAPKSIRQGIFRCLKAGVNPEFPEQGTPQGGVVSPLLANIALNGIESIHRYKDAGSKVIEPTIRYADDMVIILRPQDDATEILDKISQFLAERGMKVSEKKTKLTAATDGFDFLGWNFLVQKNGKFRCAPSVDNFKSFRKKVKYIVNNSNYGATTKAEKLAPVVRGWRNYHRFCKMDGSRNSLFHIQNRAFRVFNKETKQNRYTSKQLLDKAFPAVPYSENKHINVKGEKSPYDGDLSYWSERNSKLYNNNTSKALKRQSHKCGHCGLKMLNDEKVHLHHVDANHNNWKPNNLLAIHESCHDYIHMSKNES, from the coding sequence ATGATTGGACACAGAGACAACTCTAGTGAATCTTGGAAGACCTTACCCTGGAAGAAATTCCGCCGTAACTTATTCCGCCTACAAAAACGAGTGTACAAAGCGGTTCAAGTTGGAGACAAGCGCAAAGCTAAGTCCCTACAAAAGCTGATTCTGAAATCAACCGCAGCGAGATTAATGGCTATCCGTCAAGTAACACAGCTAAACGCTGGTAAAAAGACCGCAGGAATTGATGGCAAAAAGTCCCTTACCTTTAAGGAACGCTTTGAGCTTAATGAACTGCTAAAAGCATCCGTTAGCAACTGGAAACACCAGGAACTAAGAGAAATACCCATCCCCAAAAAGGACGGTACGATGAGGATGCTGAAAATCCCTACTATTGCAGACAGAGCTTACCAATGCCTTGTCAAATACGCATTAGAACCAGCGCACGAGGCAACCTTCCATGCTAGGAGCTACGGGTTTAGGACGGGACGTTCAGCGCATGACGCACAGAAAATCCTGTTCATAAACCTATGCTCTGCGCGAAATGGAATAGATAAAAGGGTTATAGAACTCGATATCGAAAAATGCTTTGATAGGATAAACCACACCGCCATCATGGATAGACTCATAGCTCCCAAGAGCATAAGACAAGGTATTTTCCGATGTCTCAAAGCCGGAGTCAACCCAGAATTTCCTGAACAGGGAACGCCTCAAGGCGGAGTGGTAAGTCCACTACTAGCTAACATCGCTTTAAACGGCATTGAAAGCATCCACAGATATAAAGATGCCGGAAGTAAAGTAATAGAACCAACAATCCGATACGCGGATGACATGGTGATAATACTCAGACCTCAAGACGATGCCACAGAAATACTTGACAAAATCAGTCAGTTTTTAGCAGAGCGGGGAATGAAAGTCAGCGAGAAAAAGACAAAGCTAACCGCCGCGACAGATGGGTTTGATTTCCTCGGCTGGAACTTTTTAGTCCAGAAAAACGGGAAGTTTAGATGCGCTCCATCAGTGGACAATTTTAAATCTTTTCGCAAGAAAGTAAAATACATCGTCAACAACTCGAATTATGGTGCTACCACAAAGGCTGAGAAATTAGCCCCTGTAGTTAGAGGCTGGAGGAATTACCACCGCTTCTGCAAGATGGACGGGTCAAGAAACTCGTTATTTCACATCCAAAACAGAGCATTTAGGGTATTCAACAAGGAAACTAAACAGAATCGCTATACCAGTAAGCAATTACTAGATAAGGCGTTTCCAGCAGTCCCTTACTCCGAAAACAAACACATCAATGTCAAAGGTGAGAAATCACCTTATGACGGAGATTTAAGTTATTGGAGCGAACGTAACAGCAAGCTCTATAACAACAATACCTCTAAAGCCCTCAAACGGCAAAGCCATAAATGTGGTCATTGTGGTCTTAAAATGCTCAATGATGAGAAGGTACACTTACATCATGTTGATGCCAATCATAACAATTGGAAACCAAACAACCTTCTAGCAATTCATGAAAGCTGCCACGATTATATTCACATGAGCAAAAACGAAAGCTAA